The Williamsia sp. DF01-3 genome has a window encoding:
- a CDS encoding adenylate kinase — MRLVILGPPGAGKGTQAELISESLGIPHISTGDLFRANISQGTPIGLEAKKYLDAGNLVPSEITIDMVRARVAEPDAAKGFILDGFPRSTDQADALTHILDELDTKLDAVLSFGVDEDVVVKRMLARGRADDTEEVIRNRMQVYLTETAPLLEYYADTVKTIDAMGDVNEVHQRVLRAIGA, encoded by the coding sequence GTGAGACTGGTGATTCTCGGCCCGCCCGGCGCCGGCAAGGGTACGCAGGCGGAACTCATCTCGGAAAGCCTGGGAATCCCGCACATCTCCACCGGAGACCTGTTCCGCGCCAACATCTCGCAGGGCACTCCGATCGGGCTCGAAGCGAAGAAGTACCTCGATGCCGGCAATCTGGTGCCGTCAGAGATCACGATCGACATGGTTCGCGCTCGCGTTGCCGAGCCGGATGCCGCCAAGGGATTCATCCTCGACGGTTTCCCCCGATCGACCGACCAGGCCGATGCGCTCACACACATCCTCGATGAGCTCGACACCAAGCTCGATGCGGTGCTGTCGTTCGGCGTCGACGAAGATGTTGTGGTCAAGCGGATGCTGGCTCGCGGACGTGCGGACGACACCGAAGAAGTGATCCGCAACCGCATGCAGGTCTACCTCACGGAGACGGCGCCGCTGCTCGAGTACTACGCCGACACGGTCAAGACCATCGACGCCATGGGTGACGTCAACGAGGTTCACCAGCGCGTGTTGCGGGCCATCGGCGCCTGA
- the secY gene encoding preprotein translocase subunit SecY translates to MRSAVISAFRTPDLRRKILFVLGIIVLYRLGATIPSPGVDYKQVQQCLDAASQGDSAGIYSLINMFSGGALLQLSVFAIGIMPFITASIIVQLLTVVIPRFEQLRKEGQSGQAKMTQYTRYLTLALALLQSTGIVALADRGDLLPECENGDQILRDQSIFGLFIIVLVMTAGALVVMWFGELITERGIGNGMSLMIFAGIAARIPSEGKTILDTRGGLVFFLVLLAALAIVAGVVFIEQGQRRIPVQYAKRMVGRKMYGGSSTYLPLKVNQAGVIPVIFASSLLYLPNLILQLTQSSTEEPSWWQRQIQTYLVDPSNPVYILVYFLMIIFFTYFYVAITFNPQERADEMKKYGGFIPGIRPGQPTADYLGYVLSRITLPGSIYLGTIAVLPNLFLEIGNSGSVQNIPFGGTAVLIMVGVGLDTVKQVNSQLMQRKYEGFLK, encoded by the coding sequence TCAGCAGTGTCTGGACGCGGCGTCTCAGGGCGACTCGGCCGGCATCTACTCCCTGATCAACATGTTCTCCGGTGGAGCCCTGCTCCAGTTGTCGGTGTTCGCCATCGGCATCATGCCGTTCATCACCGCCAGCATCATCGTTCAGCTGTTGACCGTGGTGATCCCACGTTTCGAGCAGCTGCGTAAAGAGGGCCAGTCCGGCCAGGCGAAGATGACGCAGTACACGCGGTATCTGACGCTCGCCCTGGCCTTGTTGCAGTCCACCGGCATCGTCGCTCTCGCCGACCGTGGCGATCTGCTGCCCGAGTGTGAGAACGGTGATCAGATCCTGCGGGATCAGTCGATCTTCGGGCTGTTCATCATCGTCCTCGTGATGACTGCGGGCGCGCTCGTGGTGATGTGGTTCGGTGAATTGATCACCGAGCGTGGCATCGGCAACGGTATGTCGCTGATGATCTTCGCCGGTATCGCCGCCCGCATCCCGTCCGAGGGCAAGACCATCCTCGACACCCGTGGTGGCCTGGTCTTCTTCCTGGTGCTGCTGGCCGCACTGGCCATCGTCGCCGGCGTGGTGTTCATCGAACAGGGTCAGCGCCGTATCCCGGTGCAATATGCCAAGCGGATGGTCGGCCGCAAGATGTACGGCGGTTCGTCCACCTACCTCCCGTTGAAGGTGAACCAGGCCGGCGTCATCCCCGTCATCTTCGCGTCGTCCTTGCTGTACCTGCCGAACCTGATCCTCCAGCTGACGCAGAGTTCCACCGAGGAACCCTCGTGGTGGCAGCGTCAGATCCAGACGTATCTGGTGGACCCGAGCAATCCGGTCTACATCCTCGTCTACTTCTTGATGATCATCTTCTTCACGTACTTCTATGTGGCGATCACGTTCAACCCACAAGAGCGTGCGGACGAGATGAAGAAGTACGGCGGCTTCATCCCGGGCATCCGCCCGGGCCAGCCCACGGCGGACTACCTCGGCTACGTGTTGAGCCGGATCACTCTGCCCGGCTCCATCTATCTCGGCACCATCGCCGTGTTGCCCAACCTCTTCCTCGAGATCGGCAATTCGGGATCGGTGCAGAACATCCCGTTTGGCGGCACCGCGGTGCTGATCATGGTCGGCGTCGGGTTGGACACCGTCAAACAGGTCAATTCGCAGCTCATGCAGCGCAAGTATGAAGGGTTTCTCAAGTGA